The genomic segment CGTTGGTAAACGTTCCATCTAAGTAATTTCGTAAACTTAACAGGCAAGACCACAACCGAAAGTAAGTACTTAGGAGCTACAGGAATGTAAATCTCAGGTTACTTTAAGAAAAATGGAACGGACTGACCAATTATGTTAAACATGAAACATGTACTAAAACAAAATTAACAGCtacattacaaaataaattcattaaCCTATagcatttcatttattttaaaattttatttataaaccagTGTATGTTTGTATAAGCACTATAAGCACACAaatgaaatataatatttatgttaacTAACACATATATTGAAAGTAAATATAGAAATTTAACTCTTCAAAATAAAAGAGATCAAATATCGTTTCCCATTAGGTTGAGCACTTCAGTTTTAGAACGCTGGCTTATCGCGTCCGATCCGAATCCGGATCGCAAAAACAAATACTGCCTGGCAGTATTCGCAGAGCGTAGCGCGGATACTGATGATCGGACATGGCAGTAAGCGTTCCCTTTGCTGGAAAACGATGGCTATTAGCATTCAGGACGCAAGATGTAAAAATCTTTCGGATAGTACAATTATATGATACAGGTCAGTTTCTCTATTTAAATCTAATGGGGCTTTTTAAACCttgattttatataaaattaagtACCTTCGAATTGAAAGATTAAGCTTTTAAACTTTCAGAAGCATAATATAGTTCACTATTCCAATTCATTTATATTTTGAATATAATGCTTTTGTGCGACGTTGCCCCACACTTAAGCTATATTGAGCAAGTGTGCTTTcaatatatagtttttttttaaataatttactaaCGATAATATCATACAACTGAACTGACGAAAGGAACATTGCATAAATTGAGAATGAAATAAGTACATAAGACCATAAAAACGCACCactctttaaaataataaaacatagctatTAAacaaaaagacatattttagaaaaataaataataacaacaaAACATAACTTGTACATTAAATATTAGTCGTGGACTTGCATTACATGCATATTACGAAACAGTAACATAAAAATGGAATGTAGAATTTATAATTCCTGTCTGTACACAATCACAATAAGTAAATAATCACGGAAATACAGGCTAGGCCCTCTCTTCTCAACAgtgaaatgtaaaaatatattaatttgtacAATTTTCACCATACTTTAAAACATTTGTAAAATTCACTATCGCAccaaaaatacttttaaaatttagattagaTATAGTTGTAGTACAATTAAGTACGGAAAAGTAGAATGGTCAACTAAAACAAGTGTCCTTTTGCTATCCATTTTTGTCGAACTTCACAATGTTTCTGACATTGCATCGGCGAGTTGCGATTTCTTTGTGATGTGAGGTGCAACAACACACTACATTCGTTTTCGTGATATTTGTAAAAATGGACAGAGAAGATACTTTAAGTAACTACAATAATATTCCCCACCAAAGACTCGAATCTCTCATCATGGAATGTTACGTCACGTTTTGGAATGTAATATTACCGAGTGGTACCACTTTCAGCTTTCAATTTAATCACTAGGTCGTATCCCAAATCTATCTGACCCTtcacaattaaaatttaatattacccTTTTATAAACCCTTTTCTTTAAGTACTAGAATATCCGCATAAATATCTTCACGCATTTTAACATAACAATTATAACCGCTAAAATATAACTCGACATAATTTGCACTTTTAAAATGACATCTTCGGGGGGACGTTCGGCGCATAGCGAGTTCGAAGCCTTTCAGCGCCCGACACAGTAGTTTGAGAACAGAATCGCGTAATCCAAGACGACAGTGAAGCTCCGAAGCGCTCGTACTATGCACACACCGCGCAAGTGCATCACGAAACACAAAGTCTATATTATTGGAACGGCCCCCCAGCAAACAGTCATTGGTGACTTTTGCTGAGCAGGTGGGAGTTGAACTCGTAGACGTTGCAGCACTGCTCGCCGCAGATGTTGCACTTCCAGGGGTTGGAGTCGCAGTGGCAGCCCTTGTGCAGGAAGTAGAGCGTGGAGTCGGGGAACGTGATGGAGCAGAACGCGCACATCAGCGACGCCGGCGCCAGCGCCGCCTCGCCGTGCGTCGACGTGATCACGCCGCCCTCCGACGGCGACGCGCGCGAGCTCTGCATGTACACATGGAATGGTTACGGCTGACCAATGCACACGATCACGAAACGATTAGTATAATTACTCTCTGAATATAGCTAGCGGCAAAACTATGGAGTTCTGATGTGAGCGCAAAATTCATGAGAACTTGTCGAGCTGAGCTAAACCGATAAAGAGAGAATAATGAAGTGAACTCACGTTGGAGCCGCGGGCGCGGCCTCGGGCGCTGATGCGGCGGCGCAGGTCCTCGCGCAGCAGGCTCTTGAGCGGCGACACCTTGATGAGCGACGACAGGCTGGACGACACGCCGCGCTTGTCGCCGTTCGCCTCACCCTGCGATTCAGCGCCGCCCGTCTCCTCTGCGTTTGGCTCCTATAACACGAATGCGGAATCATGGTGAGTACCTACTATGTacctgtacctacctacactgGGTACACATGATTGTATTGTAAGCTTATAAATTATCTCTCACTGCATTTTAGTGCCGAACTACCTCGACAGAAATGGATGTCTTGCATCCTTTGATAAACAGGCTATCTACTATTAAATTACTTGTGTATTGAGATGGTATAGTTTCGTTCatattttccggaaacgttcgtatttgtcatgctagttcagtcaatacatcttgtactgagactgactgaaatagcacgacacgttcgtacgtttccgtaacaatacgaaggcaaatcttttcaaGGATTTAGATTCTAATCTCGCCTAGCTGCACGAGCGAAGAGTTGCCAACGTCGCCGTCGGCCGACTGTGGCGTGAGCGTATTCTTGTCAGTCAGTATCATACCTGCTTGATGGGCATGAGTGTGATGGAGGGCGTGATGCCGGCCGGCAGCTGAGCGAGCGACGAGCTGGCTACGTCGCCCGACTGTGGCGCGCTTCCATCCGCGCCGTCCTCTTGGGTCTGGGACATGTTCTTGTCAGTCAGTACTGTACCTGCTTGATGGGTATGCCCATGGCGAGCTGTAACCCTCACCGTTCATGCACCAACATGTTCCTGTCAGTCAGTAACGTACCTGCTTGATGGGTATGAGCGTGATGGAGGGCGTGATGCCGGCGGGTAGCTGCGCGAGTGACGAACTGGCAACAGCGCCTGCGCTGTCTCCCGACTGCGGTGAGCTGCCACCTTCGCCATTCATACGCGAATCTGCGATGgataaaaaatacattcaagatatttttttatcaaaaaataatctcataaatGCTAGAAGATTACTTGTACAGCCTAATATCCATCATAACTCGTCGTACATAATCATAACATCttaaagacgtccactgctggacacaGGTCTCCCCAGGCCCCCAGGGGTCTCCACCAAGCTCGGTCTTCCATGGCTCCCACTCTTATCCATGAGCTCCTACGACTTTAACCAGATCGTCGGAACATTTTGTTATCGGTCTTTTTGGGCTTTCCGGTTTGCGGTCGACCCTCAAATCTTTTCGCCCCAACGGTCTTCGTTCCTACGAGCAAAGTGGCCTGTCCCGCCCACGGCACAGAGCGTTGTCAGCGGAGCGGGTTAGAGACACAGATAAACCAGTGCTTACATACTATATGCGTACCGGAATTATTAAGATGGTTCGACTGTCCAGGAGAAAAGGTTTCGTTGTTGTCGGCCATAGATATTTCGACGTGAGGGGTCAGATAGTGCATGGGCGGTGTAGCGTTGTCGACCGATCGGGCGCCGTTGCTATCCCCGCTGTCTGAGTACGCGGCTGCGACGGACACAGACAGGCCGGAGCCTAGAGCGCCCAAGGCGTTGATGGCGCTCGCGTCCATGGAGCCGTCGGCGTAGGCCGCGTTGGCGATGCCGGCTGCTAGCAGGGAAACAGAGTTGTTGCCGGTTCCTGGGTTGTCTAGGTCGATGCCGTGTCTGAAATATTTTTCTGACGTTGAATATTTTTGAAGTGTTAACTTATTAAAATGGGAGTTTAAAGGATTagttaatttaaaatttgtagTCATGACAATgcatctatccatactaatattataaatgggaaagtgtgtgtctgtttgtttgtccgtctttcacggcaaaacggagcgacgaattgacgtgattttttaagtggaggtacttgaagggatggagagtgacataggctactttttgtctctttctaatttatgaaatttttacCAATCATGgccattacaataaatattacaggaaaaataaaatggtatacgtatattgacaacttttttttaatttataaaaaacctttcagatttacattttcactgTCACcgcccttgcgggtgtttattgcaCCTGTAATTTTTACAGAATAACATTGAAAATACCTGCttataaaaaaaggaaaatggttaaaatcggttcacgcaatcaAAACGCATTATCCCATAAatatcatcttccatactataAGCTCGCAAACATTAGATTacttaatttgccgatagatgtcactgtacgttgaacgctgatttcctacatcgcgtttttcctgatataatgggGTCGGATCAGGAGCGGCCTTACGACATGCCATAAGCTATTGAAGTCGAATGgtcttgattttctttggacgttgtctaataatataattgaatattaaatattaatcgttatgtgggaaattgagtttGTAGAGATATATGAATAACAtatgatgattcaactattgaaagtttgtacggaaccctcggtgggcgagttcgactcgcacttggccggtttttttttaaatgtaagtgCTAGTACTATGTATACAGGGGTATGAACAATAGGATATGATctgtatatatttaaaatattcacattagggatgtaccgactattgatttggccgactaggccgactaccgactagtcggcgcttgggtggccgattagtcggccgactagtcggctagtcggctagaacataattttcgataaattcacattttgaatgtcatttttggtccttcgttcgcgcttttcatgatttttttacagatgttcaaaggttcatgacaatatttatatacattttccatttttaacaaccggcttggcttagtaggtagtgatcctgcctatgaagtcgataatcctaggtaggaaatttatttctgtgttgataacagatatttgttgttttgacaagaaaaaggaattactaatagctacaaaatacaaccataattttcagctggtaatttaattttgtactgtttttctatcactaatgaagtgccgactaatcggtcctttttgccgactagtcgccgactaatcgccgactacaaatgtggccggatagtcggctttcccgactagtcggcgactagtcggtacatccctaattcaCATCGTAAATTATTGAAGTTAGCTAAATTTCACGTTTTAAGTATCGTATCTATATTTGAGAACGAAAACTTAACTCTGAAAGTCTAAAAGACAATTTTAATCGGGAACATGCTATCATTAATTTTTCCGCCATATTACGTAACCTAATATAAATAACGTAAGAACCTTGTCTTAGACTCAAAAGACAATGAGGAAAATGTAAACACATACAATTTAGTATTGTACTTCCCATAAGTTAAGGTAAGATAGGTATTTTACCTTACCAGAAGGCTAGCTTCTGGCTGACTTATATCTACCATCTTAGCTCACAATATGAAGAATGGGCAAAAATGTTCAAAGTttagttactaggtcaagtgggtattataatatatatatattgtaagAGCTGAAGAGGGACATTAAATTCTCGAAAGTTTACCAAAGAAACTCACATAGAAATCGTACCTGTTAAAGAAATGAACTCGAAGGCTCTTCATGGTGGGGGCACGGTAGCTGCAGAGGGGGCAAGTTTTGACAAGGTCGTGCTGGCCGACATGCTCGTTCTGGAAGTGCGCGCGCATGGCAATCTGGCGCTGGAACCCTCGGTTGCATATGGGGCAGTGGTACGGCAAGCTCTTTGTGTGGGTGGTGAAGTGTTCCGCCAGGTGGTCCTTGCGGAAGAACCTCTTCTGGCAGACTCTGCACTCGTAGGGTTTGACGCCGGTGTGGCGCATCTTGTGGCGGCGCATGTTGGCGCCGTTCGAGAACTTCATGTTGCAGACGTCGCACTCGAAGAGCTTCCTGTGGGGGCGCGCGTCCGCCTGCGCGCCCGCCACATTGTT from the Leguminivora glycinivorella isolate SPB_JAAS2020 chromosome 8, LegGlyc_1.1, whole genome shotgun sequence genome contains:
- the LOC125228751 gene encoding zinc finger protein ztf-16; protein product: MSSKGETEADSGTVSPNLPVVKNEPATTASKEETPKRGSTLLKCTTCNTFSTLSSRALTTHMAQCSPDNNNVAGAQADARPHRKLFECDVCNMKFSNGANMRRHKMRHTGVKPYECRVCQKRFFRKDHLAEHFTTHTKSLPYHCPICNRGFQRQIAMRAHFQNEHVGQHDLVKTCPLCSYRAPTMKSLRVHFFNRHGIDLDNPGTGNNSVSLLAAGIANAAYADGSMDASAINALGALGSGLSVSVAAAYSDSGDSNGARSVDNATPPMHYLTPHVEISMADNNETFSPGQSNHLNNSDSRMNGEGGSSPQSGDSAGAVASSSLAQLPAGITPSITLIPIKQEPNAEETGGAESQGEANGDKRGVSSSLSSLIKVSPLKSLLREDLRRRISARGRARGSNSSRASPSEGGVITSTHGEAALAPASLMCAFCSITFPDSTLYFLHKGCHCDSNPWKCNICGEQCCNVYEFNSHLLSKSHQ